taGCAATAACTGGTTTATAACAAGGGCACAGAAGATAAAAACCAAATATGTTTCCCACAcgtttttaattctttaaatattCAACCCATTCACTACTTTTTCCTATCTGTAAGGTGAAGGAAGAATTAATTAATCAGCATTTAAGTGTCTGGAGAATGTATCAGCAGGCCACTACTACATTTTCCCTCCGACACAGACATGTTGTGTACAAACTAGGtcagtttcagaaaaaaaaaataaaaaacaggcACAGTATCTGGCATCcacttattttcatttcaattaaGAATTTCCTGCAGAGCATACTCCAAATCAAGCAAAAGATTTGAACCTGGTCCCTCTGTATCTTCTGTGCTTGCTCTAAAACCATTTGGTCATTAATTACCATCTTTTGAGGAGAGCTGAAATATAATTTAAGTACTCTCTAAGGTTCAGAACCTTATTCTGTCTCTAAAAAATAAAGGCTGAAACTACACATTCAATTCCTTGACAAACCTTTAATTGGGAGAGTAGCTGAGGTTGCAACACCATCCCAATTGAGTACAAAAAGAAGATGGAGCAAGCAGAGCTTAGCTTCACATTTGGAGCTGGTGCTCTCAACAATTCAAAGCCTGCTAGCCCTTCCATGGCCCATGAATAAAGAAAGGGCTGTTTATAAAGCCAAAAAGTGTAGGAAGGTTCAGCCTATAAGCAACATATAACACCAGCTTAATGTTACATTTGCATGTAGTAACTGCactggcaaaagaaaaatagtttttttcttatttcctgtGATTAAGCTATTGAATCCTACACTTACTGAACTGGAAGTTCACATCAGCAattaaaacaaccaaaaaaaaaaaaaaaagagtcaaatCACggtctgtgtttgtgtgtagaATACTAATTCCTCATCATCACTGGGCAGCTGTTGGAATGTCACTCTGAAGTACTGTAAGTACAGGCACCAATTTGCTTTTAGTCAGCAGCATGTGGTGATGGCATTTTGTAAACACTGTAGCCAAACAATTTAATTTGCAAGGTATTCCCTCTGGAAGCTTTGTAAATTGGCTTTAACCTACACCAAAACCAGTTAGGAATCAGAAACTGAAGCTAATCCCAAGCAGATATTTATTGTGCTGCTTAGTTTCAGGCATCGTTACTGGAAGTAGCAGAAGCTACAGAACCTCCCCAGAGGCTGCCTGTTTATTCCTTACTTCAGTCTCACTTTGAGATTTACACTTTTCTTGGCCAAGGAATTTTCATACACTTCCCAGTACCAGGCTCCAGCCTTCACAGTCCTCATAAATTGTTACAGGATCCTTCAGAAGCTGGTCATAAGCAGTCCTTTAAAatccaaaaacaaaacaagaaacaaaaaaatcacgaagcaaaaataaagctgGCTGGGCAAAAAGTTTAGACCACAGAAAACATCATAATAAAGCATTTAGTGTTTTACTTCTTGTCTAAACTGAGTTCTAGTAGCACAGCCAGTCTTACATACAATAAAAAGCACAGGTCTGAAATACCTTCTGTCAAAACAGCAGAAGGCCAAGAAAGGGTTCAAACTGGACAATCTTTTACCTTAACATAAAAGGTTTTTTCAGTCAAGGATCCGATGGGAAGATTGCATGACCAATTTGCTTTCTAAAATGATTGGTGGCTCTGAGATGAGGAGATCATCCTCACCTAATGAAGAGTTCTGCTCAGTGTTCACAAAGTTAGGAATGTTAAATTTTGGAAGACAATGTAGGTCTTCCTCGAACACTCCACTGCTTCTGGGAACCTCCTGGAAGTGGATATTGCTCTCCAGACCTGGACCTTTCTGACTCTCTTTTGCTTTGTTCATATGTTCCACTTCATTaatacagaaatggaaaagtgaCTGGGATTCTTCAGCCATTTGACGAGAAAAGACCCTCTCAGACTCCAGAGGtcttccaaaatctgccacaaaGCTATTCATGCGAAATCTTTTTTCAGAAGGCTCTGCATTGctagggaggaaaaagaaaaatacagtaaacATGAAAGTAGAACTATTTGAGTCCCTATCAGCAAATTTGGGATAGTGGTTTCAACAACCACTATGTGGTTGTTTCAACAACCACTATGAtcaggaagaaaggaaacccTATGGTTTATCTACCACAAACTTTTAAAGCCAGCAATATTGATTATTTTCTGCTGAAGCTGTTTTAAGTCTTGATTTGTCATGATAATTTTCCATGGGAATAAGTTAATGCCAGCACTCTTAAATGGCACTTCCAGTAAATATACTGTAATAATCACCTCACTGAATGAGTTTAGAAATACTCTTCAGGATTTCCTCTTGATATCAAGTAGTATCAagtaataacatttttttaaatggcttaTAAGAacactttgagaaaaaaatccttgataGATAAAATCTTTCTgaggcacaggcagcactgctCTCACTAAGGCATAGCTTGAGTACTTGGTTGTCCAGACATCAAACCATCTTTTCTCCCGACTTCAATTGATGACATTCAGATTTACAAATTAGAAGGGCTGGAACTAAAGACTGCTTCAAAGACAATTCAGGCACACAGCCCAGGAAGGACAGTGAAACATATTTCTTTGGAGTTTTCTATATAAATCTTAGCTCAAATCAGCACCAATCTGCATGGACTTTGCAGGAGCCATAAACACGTGGGGGTGAGAAAAGCTCAAGCTAGATGGAAGTCATACAGATAGTAATACATTCTTTTTCAGGCTGATTTTATATGCTATCATCACAAAATGCAAGTTATTTGCATCTGAAATGCAGTAGAGGTATTCAGAGGATGAGCAATGAAAATCTAAACCTATTCTCAGAATATAGAATTTGTTAAAAAATCATACTGTTTACATCTGAACATGTAGCAAATGACACTGGAGTCAGATAATTGGACACCTAAAGGTGCACCCAGCACTTAgagtttttcagaaaaatgctgTAATTTAATTCTCTCAAGCCTGCAGTGAGAGATAAGTGCCTACATGCTTTTGAAAGCCTCAGATGACACCTTCAGAAATCTACCCTTAAAACCTTCGAGTTCACAGAATGCCTACCATTAGTCTTTCAGGCATAGTTAACCTTAAAGATCTCTGCTTCTTAAATGCTAATTTACTTCCATTAGATGATAGAATCCTGTCCTAACAAAATCACTTCCACTAGCCTTCAAATCAAAGCAGTTCTCTAGTTTGTCAAAACTGTATTAGCTCATTCTGCATGTCAAAGTGAAGCATGTAGAAGAATAACATTTAAACTGATGCAAGACAGACCAGTAACTAATAATCTACTGTATATACACCAGCATGCAAACAGACTGGAATAATTTTGCAATAGCCTTCAGAACTAACTGACATTTATATCTTTGTAATGCAATAAAAAGCACCACTATATGTCTCCTCCATAGTTTTGCAAATCTGTCCCACGAGTTTCTATGCAGTACTGTGGCACAAACAGGGGAGGTGGCAAATAAGCACAGAAAGAAGAACAAGCACTGTAAGCCTAGGAAGAAGTGACTGCAGAAGAAAGCTTAAAATGCATCCACTAGAGAAGCAAAATTTCTTCCTAGGTGCAGAAAGTGCTTTATAATCCAGTGAGCTATGAAGGAGCAAAGGCTGACAGTGCAGAGGGGCACACAAGACTGGCAACAGCAACCTAATCTAAATGGAAGAATAGAAGATGTCAATAAATTTTACAATGACCCAGAATGCTGAGGACATACTATAAGGAATAATCCTGTATTCATGAGCAGGGAACACGTGGTCTAATATACAGTGATATTTTTGGATTCTGAAATTCAAAAACACCATCTCGGTATTTTGGAGAGGAATTTTTAACTAGACTAGAAACTTGCATAGTCTTGCTCATTACAATATGCAAGAACACTTCAGCAGATACCTTTTCAGAAcacttaaaataagaaaagtagCCTCAGAAATCCTAGTTTTACTGTGTAAGGGAGCACAGCCACCTGGACAATCAAATTCCTTTTGCAATATTTGAGCCAACACAACCCTCTGAATTCCAAAAGTTGCcaacaggaaagcagaaaggtgaATGACTTATTCAGGGAGACACCTTGAGCAACATACATACTGAAAACCACTCAAAACAAGCAGTTGCCACTGAACTTACCCAACCTCCCTTTTATGGGAATCTTCCAGCCTATGGGTTCTGGTCTGCTGGACTCAGCATTAAGCTCTCGACTCTGCCCACTGGACTTGAGTGCACTGTCAGGGTACAGACCATTCTGCCCAGTATATCATTCTAACAGAAGCATACTAGATTGGGACTGACATTTGAGATTCTTCTATAGCTTAAATATCCCTTCTCTCAACAGTCTCTGAAGTGAGGTACTTGGGGTACAAGGGGTACTTGGCAAACGATGGAAAGGAATAAGGAGCCAATCCTCCAAAACAGCAGGGTTTGGTATCCTAAGGGAACTTGGGCATCTGAACATATCCTTAGTAGCAATCCTGAAGTGCTACCCTGAACCTGAGAAATCTCCCTGAATAAGTATTCAGCaaaaacatacatatatctgtAGAAGTTTTTGTTTCAATGAGTCTGCATTTCTCTGACTGGGTATCACCTTAGAATCCTTAACCAAAACCAACTgatttcttgggaaaaaaaaaattctctgtcaTTTTTTTACTGCAAGTAGTGGTACAACTTGCCTAAATTGCTGCACGAAGCTTTGACATTACACCAGCCAATATCTTTTACAGATAGGTTACACAAACTCTTGCACTTATTgcacaaatgtatttttaaggaCATTTTCACatgcagaaacaaagaaagcatACTAGCTACTCCTGAGTGATGAATGAGAGCATTTCTCAGATAGAAATTCAGTAAGATTTTCAACAAAATTTTTTTGTCGCACAAGCAAATCTTCTACACATCCTAATATACAGgcaaacaaaagagaaatgcaacAGACAAAATTTCCATAACTGATTAAATTTCTGCCTCTCCCCATCGAAATCCTGACCCTTCTGGTCTGAGAATGTATCCAATTCTGAACATCTTTTATAATTCTGGAAAATACATCCTATCATGCCCATTTATATTAAGCCAAGAAAAGCATATTACTAGAAAAATCAGAGTATTCTACCTCGGATCCATCCATCTGAGCCCAGTTACACTTATCTCTCACATTAATGGTACTTTAAAGAACAGCCAAAtagccttgctgaagtcagaGGCACATCCATCAATCAAGCTGGCTTTCTCCCAAGACCTAGGAATCCCATTAACATCTATCTAAAGGAGGGCTGCAAGACAGCCCGCTAATGAAACGCCAGGTCATGAAGAATCCAGTCAGGTGTAAAAACAGAAGATGCAGGCAAACTAAAATCACACTCCGCACTGGTTTTACAGGTAGGTGTTCTCCAGTTTTTACATACATGTATCAGAAATAAGAGGACACAGGATTCCCTGCACTTAGTGTATTCCTGGATGATCCATGTTCAATACCACACACATTTGATTATCAAACGTCAAAAAAATAGTGCTCAGATTTGCTGAGTGGCAACTCAGCGTAACTAGTAAGTGGGTGAGCACTCAAGCACACAGATCCCAAAGCTGCAAAGAGGATTAAGGCAAATACAGAAAGGAATAATTGGGCTCGCttcagaaactgaagaaaaattatattaaggTTTAGAAaggaagggacttctggaggtCTCTAGCCTGATGATAAAGGCAAGGCCTGAATTCAGATCAGTTTATCTGGATGTAGAAGCTGACCAGAGATGGAGGTTTCACAAACTCTCTAGACAACCTGTTCAAGAAAATTGATGAAAAACATAGAAAAACAGTGGGAGACACTAAGCAGGCCTCTGCTACCTAGAAGTACATTTTTACAAGTGTAAAAACTTTTGACAAATATTCATATTAAATTCTCTGTGTTGTATATTTGACTTAATTACTTCTTCCCCTCTCAAATTATTCACGTGGGATACAGATTCAGATGCTCAGCTAATTAACAAGGTCTTTAGGGGAAAGGGGCAGCACACCAACACCTACAAGGACTTTGAATTTGTTTGGGAGCAAGGTTTGTCTGCTTTACAATAGTCTGTAAGGGAAACAAAAATACCAACAAGTCCGATCTGGTAACCTCAATTCTTCTGCCTCTATTTTCTTctcacagaaacaaaacttcAGGAGCACAGAAGAAGCTCACAATATACATATGCCCTCTCTAATGTGTCCCTGTCTTTAGAGATGTGCTATTATGTGAAGTTTCAGAGCCAGTCTACATATGATTAAATAGCAAAGGGCCTCCAGTAGGCAGAGACAGGCTGCTTTAGGAAGCAATAAGCACTAACAATTGCCTTTCACAATCAGCTTCTCATCATTGCTACCTGTCTGCAAGTGTTCTCACCTCCAGAGAGgctttttatttctactttatGGCACA
This DNA window, taken from Pseudopipra pipra isolate bDixPip1 chromosome 3, bDixPip1.hap1, whole genome shotgun sequence, encodes the following:
- the MRAP2 gene encoding melanocortin-2 receptor accessory protein 2 isoform X3 codes for the protein MSALRLTSNRTSQQATSNSDYTWDYEYYEYGPVSFEGLKAHKYSIVIGFWVGLAVFVIFMFFVLTLLTKTGAPHQDNAEPSEKRFRMNSFVADFGRPLESERVFSRQMAEESQSLFHFCINEVEHMNKAKESQKGPGLESNIHFQEVPRSSGVFEEDLHCLPKFNIPNFVNTEQNSSLGEDDLLISEPPIILESKLVMQSSHRILD
- the MRAP2 gene encoding melanocortin-2 receptor accessory protein 2 isoform X1 → MSSSWDLQNLQGGNFCEDYEVLRFHGSKQNRNTYLLRCKMSALRLTSNRTSQQATSNSDYTWDYEYYEYGPVSFEGLKAHKYSIVIGFWVGLAVFVIFMFFVLTLLTKTGAPHQDNAEPSEKRFRMNSFVADFGRPLESERVFSRQMAEESQSLFHFCINEVEHMNKAKESQKGPGLESNIHFQEVPRSSGVFEEDLHCLPKFNIPNFVNTEQNSSLGEDDLLISEPPIILESKLVMQSSHRILD
- the MRAP2 gene encoding melanocortin-2 receptor accessory protein 2 isoform X4, whose translation is MFFVLTLLTKTGAPHQDNAEPSEKRFRMNSFVADFGRPLESERVFSRQMAEESQSLFHFCINEVEHMNKAKESQKGPGLESNIHFQEVPRSSGVFEEDLHCLPKFNIPNFVNTEQNSSLGEDDLLISEPPIILESKLVMQSSHRILD
- the MRAP2 gene encoding melanocortin-2 receptor accessory protein 2 isoform X2, which encodes MAEGWGPGPGPAWSAWSEHFFGDGWPVAGTIRGGASDHPPSGIQQDSPWRADSIVIGFWVGLAVFVIFMFFVLTLLTKTGAPHQDNAEPSEKRFRMNSFVADFGRPLESERVFSRQMAEESQSLFHFCINEVEHMNKAKESQKGPGLESNIHFQEVPRSSGVFEEDLHCLPKFNIPNFVNTEQNSSLGEDDLLISEPPIILESKLVMQSSHRILD